In Paenibacillus sp. BIC5C1, a genomic segment contains:
- a CDS encoding DUF6809 family protein, whose product MINTLELLTEPLIRIRLELLYTELVKCHTEYNQLSTETDQYFKTLRDALPDQLQNTVFLYEDAQISLQSILERSIYIQGFKDALQLFGELKNSSI is encoded by the coding sequence ATGATTAATACATTAGAATTGCTAACAGAACCGCTGATAAGAATACGTCTAGAATTACTCTATACTGAACTTGTGAAATGCCATACGGAATATAATCAACTTTCTACTGAGACAGATCAATACTTTAAAACACTTCGCGATGCTTTGCCTGATCAACTTCAAAATACAGTTTTCCTTTACGAAGACGCTCAAATTTCTCTTCAATCCATCTTAGAAAGAAGTATCTACATACAAGGTTTCAAAGACGCTCTACAACTTTTTGGTGAATTGAAAAACTCTAGCATTTAG
- a CDS encoding helix-turn-helix domain-containing protein: MNVIKCNIRELMAEHRIDDITELMAKSGLSRNSINKLYRETNIETTKLETLFKLCDTFNCKLSELIEYVPEEEK, from the coding sequence ATGAACGTAATCAAGTGCAATATACGAGAACTCATGGCAGAACATCGAATAGATGATATAACAGAATTGATGGCAAAATCGGGCTTAAGTCGGAATTCGATCAATAAGCTCTATAGGGAAACTAATATAGAAACAACAAAGCTGGAAACCTTATTCAAGCTATGCGATACATTTAATTGTAAATTATCTGAATTGATTGAATACGTACCTGAAGAAGAAAAATAG
- a CDS encoding protein NO VEIN domain-containing protein yields the protein MNNNSVYPTQRQIHRPLLLELHARGGMEKPKNLYDTLATYFNLTEEMKRLKQNDGRNKWKNDVQYARLQLVQKGLIKKPSKEEKGTWQLTELAYTKILDLNNESVIENELTVDKMTQKALEEILKIQKAIGDFGEEIVKNYEIEKLNTLGMSDLCEKVKIISGSDCRAGFDIMSFDEQGNEKYIEVKSSTTDESDFYISLNEINKSKELKNGYCLYLVRGIDLSKKTYKKIIELNDVSNLLDSNLIELLPIKWRGSLSHLHKSK from the coding sequence ATGAACAATAATTCAGTATATCCAACTCAAAGACAAATTCATAGGCCTTTGCTACTTGAGCTTCATGCGAGAGGAGGAATGGAAAAACCTAAAAATTTATACGATACCTTAGCTACTTATTTTAATTTGACAGAAGAAATGAAAAGGTTAAAGCAAAATGATGGTAGAAACAAATGGAAAAATGATGTTCAATATGCCAGGCTCCAATTAGTTCAAAAAGGACTAATTAAAAAACCATCAAAAGAAGAAAAAGGGACATGGCAGCTAACCGAGTTAGCTTATACTAAAATACTTGACCTCAATAATGAGAGCGTTATAGAAAATGAATTGACCGTAGATAAAATGACACAGAAAGCATTAGAGGAGATACTCAAAATACAAAAGGCTATTGGTGATTTTGGAGAAGAAATTGTTAAAAATTATGAAATAGAAAAATTGAATACATTAGGAATGAGTGATTTGTGTGAAAAAGTGAAGATTATTTCCGGATCAGATTGTAGAGCTGGTTTTGACATAATGTCTTTTGATGAACAAGGGAATGAAAAATATATTGAAGTAAAAAGTAGTACTACAGATGAGTCGGATTTTTATATATCTTTAAACGAGATTAATAAATCAAAAGAATTAAAAAATGGTTATTGTTTATATCTTGTAAGAGGAATTGATTTATCTAAAAAAACATACAAAAAAATAATTGAACTAAATGATGTTAGTAATCTTTTGGATTCAAATCTTATTGAATTATTGCCTATTAAATGGAGAGGTTCTCTAAGTCACTTACATAAAAGTAAGTAG
- a CDS encoding retropepsin-like aspartic protease produces the protein MNIEYRDGLLFTEITVHFNEQKKVISNIVIDTGASHSLISQDEVDEIGILVSMEDEIITSYGIGGKEHAFSKRIDGIQVGDFILKDVYIDFTSFKYHNINGLLGLDVLMEGKFNIDLKKFKLLRS, from the coding sequence ATGAATATTGAATATAGAGATGGGCTGTTATTCACGGAAATAACAGTCCATTTCAATGAGCAGAAGAAAGTAATATCAAACATCGTGATCGATACAGGAGCCAGTCATAGCTTGATTTCACAAGATGAAGTGGATGAGATTGGGATACTAGTGAGTATGGAAGATGAAATTATAACTAGCTACGGAATCGGAGGTAAAGAGCATGCCTTCAGTAAGCGAATCGACGGTATACAGGTAGGGGATTTCATTTTAAAGGATGTATACATAGACTTTACTTCATTTAAATATCACAACATTAACGGACTTTTGGGACTGGATGTACTGATGGAAGGGAAATTTAATATTGATCTAAAGAAATTTAAATTACTTCGTTCATAA
- a CDS encoding phosphotransferase, with product MGSSNQWDAEWEVSEELAHKLISTQFPQLASKSVRKLGHGWDNTVYLVGIEYVFRFPRREVAINSLRMEGKMLPKLKEYCSIAYSIPLFFGVGDYGYPAPFLGYSYLSGEFPIGLTDKQRALSANTLAVFLKSLHAFPVQIAQENGVKLDHRNLTDLAMRKEKMHKFLSDIALHLSDEEYRALSNYIEQLRTKKVKQKYTFLHGDLHFKNMLVNESGIISGIIDWGDINIGHPACDLNVVYSFLPPDARSNFFKVYGEVDEETKILARLIAIYIPILIMLQAIDHNDMSLIDEAKANIKRALAD from the coding sequence ATGGGAAGTTCGAATCAATGGGATGCAGAATGGGAAGTATCAGAAGAATTAGCGCATAAATTAATAAGCACTCAGTTCCCACAATTAGCTTCAAAAAGCGTACGAAAACTAGGACATGGTTGGGATAACACGGTTTATCTTGTCGGGATCGAATATGTATTTCGATTTCCAAGAAGAGAAGTTGCGATTAATTCTTTAAGGATGGAAGGAAAGATGTTGCCTAAGCTTAAAGAATATTGTTCCATTGCCTATTCGATCCCGTTATTTTTTGGGGTAGGGGATTATGGTTATCCAGCACCCTTCTTAGGCTACTCCTATTTATCCGGAGAATTTCCAATCGGATTAACTGACAAGCAACGTGCACTTTCAGCAAATACGCTTGCGGTATTTCTAAAAAGCTTACATGCATTCCCAGTGCAAATTGCCCAAGAAAATGGAGTTAAACTTGATCATAGAAATCTGACTGATCTTGCGATGCGCAAAGAAAAGATGCATAAATTCCTTTCGGATATTGCACTACATTTAAGTGATGAAGAGTATCGTGCTTTATCGAATTATATCGAACAGCTTAGAACTAAAAAAGTGAAGCAAAAGTATACATTCCTTCATGGCGACCTTCATTTCAAAAATATGTTGGTAAATGAGAGTGGAATAATTTCAGGAATTATCGACTGGGGAGATATCAACATAGGTCATCCTGCTTGTGACCTGAATGTTGTGTATAGCTTTTTACCACCGGATGCGCGTTCAAACTTTTTCAAAGTATATGGGGAAGTTGATGAAGAAACGAAGATCTTAGCTCGATTGATTGCCATATATATCCCCATTTTAATCATGCTACAGGCAATTGATCATAATGACATGAGTTTAATTGATGAAGCAAAGGCGAACATAAAACGTGCTCTCGCTGATTAA
- a CDS encoding protein tyrosine phosphatase — protein sequence MKLLFICSRNKWRSLTAEKIINGYNGYQVRSAGTEEGARIRVTEGHIGWAEMIFVMEKKHVRRLKDKFSNKLINKRLVCLNIPDDYEYMDEELIEILKSRVSEYVEVPE from the coding sequence ATTAAATTACTATTTATTTGTAGTCGAAACAAATGGCGCAGCTTAACAGCAGAGAAGATTATTAATGGATACAATGGATATCAAGTGCGATCTGCTGGAACAGAAGAGGGAGCTAGAATTAGAGTCACTGAAGGACACATTGGATGGGCAGAAATGATTTTTGTAATGGAGAAAAAACATGTAAGAAGACTTAAAGATAAATTCTCAAATAAACTAATAAACAAACGTTTGGTATGCTTAAATATACCGGATGATTATGAATATATGGATGAAGAATTAATAGAGATATTGAAATCTAGAGTATCGGAATACGTTGAAGTACCAGAATAA
- a CDS encoding CAP domain-containing protein: MAKFFVLIILLLVAGCSSHNNMMQKQVTPEQKQISIHDHAAAPNSVLTQASSTATSWQERSITTKEAQNGIPLDLLDLVRTPDGSPVNQAPAGNPENKEPTGQVQEGKKNTTDKTDFEQQVLDLVNQERAKTGLSSLSRNEELSNVAMVKAQDMYNNSYFDHNSPTHGSPFDMMKEFGITYNTAGENIAKGQTTPTQVMKEWMNSPGHKANILNNSYTHIGIAYYNNTWVQEFTG; this comes from the coding sequence ATGGCAAAGTTTTTCGTTTTGATAATATTATTATTGGTGGCAGGCTGTTCGTCCCATAACAATATGATGCAAAAACAAGTGACTCCTGAGCAAAAACAAATTTCAATTCATGATCATGCTGCTGCACCAAACTCTGTCCTCACACAGGCATCATCAACAGCTACATCTTGGCAAGAGAGATCTATTACAACAAAAGAAGCCCAAAATGGAATTCCATTGGATTTGTTGGATCTGGTTCGAACACCGGATGGAAGTCCAGTAAACCAGGCACCTGCAGGAAATCCTGAAAATAAGGAGCCAACAGGACAAGTACAGGAAGGTAAAAAAAATACTACGGATAAAACCGATTTTGAGCAGCAGGTTCTGGATCTAGTCAATCAAGAAAGGGCCAAAACAGGATTAAGTTCCTTGAGTAGGAATGAAGAATTGTCAAATGTGGCTATGGTCAAGGCACAGGACATGTACAACAACAGTTACTTTGATCATAATTCGCCAACACATGGATCCCCCTTCGATATGATGAAGGAATTCGGGATCACATATAATACCGCTGGAGAAAACATCGCAAAAGGGCAAACCACCCCTACCCAGGTTATGAAGGAGTGGATGAATAGCCCTGGCCACAAAGCCAATATACTGAATAATAGTTATACTCATATCGGTATTGCTTATTATAACAACACATGGGTCCAGGAATTTACTGGGTAG
- a CDS encoding GNAT family N-acetyltransferase, with translation MQIRKATINDAEGIAKVHVDSWRTTYKGIIPDEFLYNLSYKKRTELWIENIEREDNFVVIAENPEGEIIGFADSWKRETNIVANSSDLTSIYILKEYHGRGLGKELLKQLFLHFKFLGYQKIFVEVLEDNKTRYFYEHYGAKLCKSIQIIIGGKVLNELIYEWDNIDEV, from the coding sequence ATGCAAATAAGAAAAGCAACGATTAATGATGCAGAAGGCATTGCAAAAGTTCATGTGGATAGTTGGAGAACAACTTACAAAGGTATTATTCCAGATGAATTCTTATATAATCTATCATATAAAAAAAGAACTGAATTATGGATCGAAAATATTGAAAGAGAAGATAATTTTGTAGTTATAGCAGAAAACCCAGAAGGAGAAATTATTGGATTTGCAGATTCTTGGAAGAGAGAAACAAATATAGTAGCCAATTCTAGTGATTTAACATCTATATACATACTTAAGGAATATCACGGAAGAGGTTTAGGGAAAGAATTACTTAAACAACTATTTCTACATTTTAAATTCTTAGGCTATCAAAAGATATTTGTTGAAGTTCTAGAAGATAATAAGACACGATATTTCTATGAACATTATGGAGCTAAATTATGTAAATCAATTCAAATAATAATCGGAGGAAAAGTTCTAAATGAATTAATTTATGAATGGGATAACATTGATGAGGTTTGA
- a CDS encoding nuclear transport factor 2 family protein, translated as MENSNLKDLIEKYLSAYNTFNIDGMVGVLNENIHFRNISKGEVNLETKGIQEFRTLAEQSIQVFSQRRQVIKNIIFAGDKAEVDIDYEGILSSDLPNGMKAGETLKLQGKSIFQMKDKKLILIEDHS; from the coding sequence TTGGAGAACTCAAATTTAAAAGATCTTATTGAAAAATACCTGAGCGCATATAACACGTTTAACATTGATGGAATGGTAGGAGTTTTGAATGAAAATATTCATTTTCGAAACATTTCTAAAGGTGAAGTGAATTTGGAAACAAAGGGGATTCAGGAATTTCGCACATTAGCAGAGCAGTCAATTCAGGTATTTTCTCAAAGGCGTCAAGTAATAAAGAACATTATTTTCGCAGGAGATAAAGCAGAGGTTGACATTGATTATGAGGGAATATTGTCCAGTGATCTCCCTAATGGAATGAAGGCAGGAGAAACATTAAAACTTCAAGGGAAATCAATATTTCAAATGAAAGATAAGAAGTTAATACTGATTGAAGATCATAGTTGA
- a CDS encoding nucleotidyltransferase domain-containing protein: MILEKVINRIAIQSEYKDFVDKYVNHILNEFKDKIHSIYMCGSVPKGTATPFKSDADFTIVCANPKDIDYERLSNIKDRLLEEYQVLTKIDTIICSIDDVLSKPHEWGFWVKIICVCIHGDDIGEKVPPIMISPEFILDLNTETKEEVDRVHRSLSNASDNTMKTRYIKGYSKRLIRALYSLVLEDTGVWQDDIIKMKNAILNYCEIDSALVDYLYACYLDSDVLVEEFLGIADEVYSYFENALNAMAASKTSFD; encoded by the coding sequence ATGATATTAGAAAAAGTTATAAATAGAATTGCAATACAAAGTGAATATAAGGATTTTGTTGATAAGTATGTGAATCATATCCTTAACGAATTTAAAGATAAGATTCATAGCATTTATATGTGTGGCTCAGTTCCAAAAGGAACGGCTACACCTTTTAAGTCAGATGCAGACTTTACTATTGTATGTGCAAATCCCAAAGATATTGATTACGAAAGATTGTCAAATATTAAAGACAGGCTTTTGGAAGAATATCAAGTCCTAACTAAGATCGATACGATTATTTGCTCGATTGACGATGTATTAAGTAAACCACATGAGTGGGGTTTTTGGGTTAAGATCATTTGTGTTTGCATACATGGGGATGACATTGGTGAAAAAGTACCCCCGATCATGATTTCTCCAGAATTCATTTTAGACTTAAATACAGAGACCAAGGAGGAAGTGGATCGTGTACATCGTTCACTTTCTAATGCTAGTGATAACACAATGAAAACTAGATATATTAAAGGTTACTCTAAGAGATTAATTCGTGCATTATACTCTTTGGTTCTAGAAGATACAGGGGTATGGCAAGATGACATTATTAAGATGAAGAATGCCATATTAAACTATTGTGAGATTGACTCCGCTTTAGTTGATTATCTGTATGCTTGTTACTTGGATAGTGATGTACTTGTTGAAGAGTTTCTGGGAATTGCAGATGAAGTATATAGCTATTTTGAGAACGCCTTAAATGCAATGGCTGCTTCCAAAACTTCCTTCGACTAA
- a CDS encoding ferritin-like domain-containing protein, which translates to MNITFSKWVQYYRRNNQNLKYIHWDDNYKLTTNEREIIIKSIQQFQLGENSEGKYLIKRAQEYVHQTQDQDYYEALIEFIKEEQRHARDLGRFMKVQGIPLLRRHWVDNVFRRLRRYASLEQSVIVLLTAEIIAKLYYKALQKSTKSKILIDLCNQILNDEEKHVQFQSETLYKFAQNRNVLFNRIVYILRRILFEGTLIIVWYQHKPVFKAGGYKFKSYYYECRHEFNLTKKIIANAQ; encoded by the coding sequence ATGAATATCACTTTCTCGAAATGGGTGCAATATTATCGGAGAAATAATCAAAACCTCAAATATATTCATTGGGATGACAACTATAAATTAACAACTAATGAAAGAGAAATAATCATTAAGTCAATTCAACAGTTTCAATTAGGAGAAAACTCTGAAGGTAAATATCTAATTAAACGTGCGCAAGAATATGTACATCAGACACAAGATCAGGATTACTATGAAGCACTTATAGAATTCATTAAAGAAGAACAGAGGCACGCTAGAGATCTGGGCAGATTTATGAAGGTACAGGGAATCCCGCTCCTTCGTAGACATTGGGTGGACAATGTATTTAGAAGATTACGTCGATATGCGAGTCTAGAACAATCAGTCATTGTTCTATTAACTGCTGAGATCATTGCTAAGTTGTACTATAAAGCCTTGCAAAAATCTACAAAATCAAAAATATTAATCGATTTATGTAATCAGATTTTAAATGATGAGGAGAAACATGTTCAGTTTCAATCCGAAACACTTTATAAATTTGCTCAAAATAGAAACGTTCTCTTTAACAGAATAGTTTATATCCTTCGTAGAATCCTTTTTGAAGGAACGCTAATTATAGTGTGGTATCAACATAAGCCTGTATTTAAAGCTGGGGGATATAAATTCAAAAGTTATTACTATGAGTGTCGTCATGAGTTTAACTTAACAAAGAAGATTATAGCTAATGCACAGTAG
- a CDS encoding tetratricopeptide repeat protein: MKRELLDKAIQLREEGRAKQDQAILAEVRAMLLDLLITYPDDAEIHFQAAVAHDNSGLGKEAIPFYVRAIEQGLSGPDLERALLGLGSTYRYLGFYQEAEETLRRGVKEFPDHRGLQVFLAISLYNTGKYKESTELLLANLLETTSDEKLQYFSRPIQYYAQHLDETWG; this comes from the coding sequence ATGAAAAGAGAACTTTTGGATAAGGCCATACAACTTCGCGAAGAGGGACGAGCTAAGCAGGATCAAGCGATACTTGCTGAAGTGCGTGCAATGCTTTTAGATTTGCTTATCACTTACCCGGACGATGCGGAGATCCATTTTCAGGCGGCTGTTGCTCATGACAATTCAGGACTAGGGAAAGAAGCCATTCCATTTTATGTTCGAGCTATTGAACAAGGACTATCCGGGCCGGATCTTGAAAGAGCATTGCTTGGTCTGGGAAGCACATATCGATATTTAGGATTTTATCAGGAAGCAGAGGAAACATTGCGTCGAGGTGTAAAAGAGTTCCCTGATCATAGAGGCCTTCAAGTGTTTCTGGCGATCTCTCTTTATAATACGGGAAAATACAAAGAATCGACTGAACTTCTTTTAGCTAATTTGCTAGAAACAACTTCAGATGAAAAACTTCAGTATTTTAGCAGACCGATCCAATACTATGCACAACATCTTGATGAAACCTGGGGATGA
- a CDS encoding VOC family protein: MIKGFGGIFWRTKNLEVIKKWYSDVLKIEIEDWNGTVIKPEPGNETIFSFFPENDSYFPTEQQVMLNFQVHDLDETIQHLEHIGVPLVKKQEISEFGKFVWIEDPEGRLIELWEK, from the coding sequence ATGATAAAAGGCTTCGGAGGGATTTTTTGGAGAACTAAGAATCTTGAAGTGATAAAAAAATGGTACAGTGATGTGCTGAAGATTGAAATAGAAGATTGGAATGGAACTGTGATCAAACCCGAACCAGGTAATGAAACTATCTTTTCTTTCTTTCCGGAGAATGATAGTTATTTTCCGACAGAACAACAAGTGATGTTAAATTTCCAAGTGCATGATCTAGACGAGACTATTCAACATCTTGAACATATTGGGGTACCTCTTGTTAAGAAACAAGAGATTAGTGAATTTGGGAAGTTTGTCTGGATTGAAGATCCTGAGGGTCGACTGATCGAGCTTTGGGAAAAATAA
- a CDS encoding helix-turn-helix transcriptional regulator has product MGSENWQYLERFFPIASFIAAIIGPKCEVVVHDISDPEHSIVFIENGYISGREVGDASTDLVLKILKSEAYHEEQYIANYKASGKFGQSFRSSTYYIKNDKNKLVGLLCLNIDVTHMEVAAEWVQHILQGGPNPYVMPAAAAEKTKEEKQTTEYLQGNADDLLQHMITSVIGKLKIPPERLSSQEKIEVVRELNELGVFLLKGGVSQVAASLSISEPTVYRYLQKLK; this is encoded by the coding sequence ATGGGGAGTGAGAATTGGCAGTATCTTGAGAGATTTTTTCCGATCGCTTCATTTATTGCGGCAATTATAGGACCTAAATGTGAAGTCGTCGTACATGATATCAGTGATCCGGAGCACTCTATTGTTTTTATTGAGAACGGTTATATTAGCGGACGTGAAGTAGGCGATGCATCCACTGACCTTGTCTTAAAAATTCTCAAATCGGAAGCGTATCATGAGGAACAGTATATAGCCAACTACAAAGCGTCAGGCAAATTCGGTCAGAGTTTCCGATCGTCTACCTACTATATAAAGAATGATAAGAATAAGCTGGTTGGTCTGCTTTGCCTGAATATAGACGTTACTCATATGGAAGTAGCGGCTGAATGGGTTCAACATATTTTACAAGGAGGACCTAACCCGTATGTAATGCCTGCTGCTGCTGCTGAAAAGACCAAGGAAGAAAAGCAAACAACGGAGTACCTGCAGGGAAATGCAGATGATCTGCTGCAGCATATGATAACTTCGGTTATTGGCAAATTAAAAATTCCGCCGGAACGTTTGTCATCGCAGGAGAAGATTGAAGTTGTCCGCGAATTAAACGAGCTTGGAGTTTTCTTACTGAAAGGCGGGGTTTCACAGGTAGCAGCTTCTTTATCAATATCTGAACCTACGGTATATCGCTATTTACAAAAGCTGAAATAA
- a CDS encoding MalY/PatB family protein: protein MSYNFDQVISRVGTNSAKWDGVVNSLGDDMIVLSVADMDIQAPPQVVNKVSEMARHGIYGYTDAFPPYYEVVQKWLNKAYRWDVPQEWIVFCPRIVQAVSIIIERLTEPGDRILMHTPAYQPIANAVEINDRKLVESRLVLSNGRYEIDFDDMERQMSAGVKIVLLISPHNPTGRVWTKAELERIAELCIRYDALLVSDDIHADFIHEGHEHTIIAKLSEQIAERSIICTSPGKTFNLASLEIANIVIPNMQLRERFQLGLRQAGIHNPTFFAIPALEVAYTECDDWLNELRSYITDNISFTEDFFAEHMPELKIVRAEGTYLLWVDCTALSRNESDLMAWIQQKSRVSVSFGSSFGVDGEGFIRLNLGAPRALLQEAFERMASNYPLK from the coding sequence ATGAGCTATAACTTTGATCAAGTGATTAGCAGAGTAGGCACCAATAGCGCGAAGTGGGACGGGGTAGTGAACAGCTTGGGGGACGATATGATCGTTCTCTCTGTTGCGGATATGGATATCCAAGCGCCTCCTCAAGTCGTGAATAAGGTGAGCGAGATGGCACGGCATGGAATCTACGGATATACCGATGCGTTCCCTCCGTATTATGAGGTCGTCCAGAAGTGGCTTAATAAAGCCTACAGATGGGATGTACCGCAAGAATGGATCGTGTTCTGTCCGCGGATTGTACAGGCCGTATCGATTATAATCGAGAGACTCACAGAACCTGGTGACCGAATTTTGATGCATACTCCGGCATATCAACCTATCGCTAATGCTGTTGAAATCAACGATAGAAAACTCGTAGAGAGTCGGCTGGTACTTAGTAATGGACGATATGAAATCGATTTTGATGATATGGAGCGCCAAATGAGTGCAGGGGTCAAGATTGTTCTCTTAATCTCTCCACATAATCCGACCGGGCGTGTATGGACAAAAGCGGAATTGGAACGCATAGCCGAGCTCTGCATCCGTTATGATGCACTGCTCGTATCGGATGACATTCATGCCGATTTTATTCACGAAGGACATGAACATACGATTATCGCGAAATTATCAGAGCAGATTGCGGAGCGTTCCATTATTTGCACTTCGCCAGGTAAAACCTTTAACTTAGCAAGTCTTGAAATCGCTAATATTGTGATCCCAAATATGCAGTTAAGAGAGCGATTCCAACTGGGGTTACGACAAGCTGGTATTCATAATCCTACTTTTTTTGCCATCCCTGCTTTGGAAGTGGCTTATACGGAGTGTGATGATTGGCTTAACGAGCTTCGATCTTATATTACGGACAATATTTCATTTACGGAAGATTTTTTTGCTGAACATATGCCTGAACTTAAAATCGTGAGGGCAGAAGGAACCTACCTTCTGTGGGTAGATTGTACGGCCCTTAGCAGGAATGAAAGCGATTTAATGGCATGGATTCAACAAAAGAGCCGGGTTAGCGTCAGTTTTGGTTCGTCCTTTGGCGTGGATGGCGAAGGATTTATTCGCCTGAATCTCGGTGCTCCCAGGGCACTATTGCAAGAGGCTTTTGAGCGAATGGCCAGCAATTACCCTTTAAAGTAA
- the nhaC gene encoding Na+/H+ antiporter NhaC has product MATPNKEKTVKQPTLFLALLPIVTMVLLLCLGYVLFELPPEPLIIISTVVAGIIAIKLGHNYDDIMNSIAQKIAKTMPAILILITVGFMIGAWMIGGTIPMMIYYGLDIINPQFLLITAFIVTSIVSLCTGTSWGSAGTIGVAFMGVGAGLDANLAAVAGAVVAGAYFGDKLSPLSDTTNLAALSTGVNLYEHIGHLLYTTVPSFIVAGAVFLITGFNSGGSDMAIPEKVVTIMDTLSTVFNWNLLLLLPVLIVLYGSIRKKPTIPVMLISSVVAMANGMIFQGFTLHDVITSVINGFDVAMVHIQGFDAAAVIPDIPRLLNRGGMNSMMGTLLICFCAITFAGTISLTKSLELIVGKILKFVHSTGSLILATIATGLTMIGVTSNGQVSILMPGEMLREAYIRRGLHPKNLGRTIEDSATIIEPILPWTAAGAYMAGTLGVATLAYLPWAVLCWTGIIFAIIWGFTGFGITKLTPEQQQEMLKEYDDAKAAKSL; this is encoded by the coding sequence ATGGCTACGCCAAATAAGGAAAAGACGGTTAAACAACCTACTCTGTTTTTAGCTTTATTACCGATTGTTACTATGGTTTTACTGTTATGTTTAGGATATGTTCTATTCGAATTGCCGCCTGAGCCGTTAATCATTATATCTACAGTAGTTGCGGGAATCATCGCTATTAAGCTGGGTCACAACTATGACGACATTATGAATTCCATCGCACAAAAGATCGCAAAGACCATGCCGGCTATCTTGATCCTGATTACTGTCGGTTTTATGATTGGCGCCTGGATGATCGGCGGTACGATACCGATGATGATCTATTACGGACTTGATATTATTAATCCGCAATTTTTGCTGATTACGGCATTCATTGTCACTTCCATTGTCTCCTTATGTACAGGAACCTCCTGGGGATCAGCAGGTACGATCGGCGTAGCATTTATGGGGGTAGGAGCGGGCCTTGATGCGAATCTGGCTGCTGTTGCAGGTGCAGTCGTAGCTGGTGCCTATTTTGGAGACAAACTGTCCCCTTTATCAGATACAACAAACTTGGCAGCGCTATCAACAGGAGTTAACTTGTATGAACATATAGGTCATTTGCTGTATACGACGGTCCCATCATTTATCGTGGCTGGAGCGGTCTTCTTGATCACTGGTTTTAATAGCGGTGGCTCGGATATGGCTATTCCTGAGAAGGTTGTTACGATTATGGATACTTTAAGTACAGTGTTCAACTGGAATTTACTATTACTGCTTCCGGTACTGATCGTATTGTATGGGTCGATTCGCAAGAAGCCTACAATCCCGGTTATGTTAATCTCCTCTGTTGTAGCGATGGCGAACGGTATGATCTTTCAAGGGTTTACACTGCATGATGTAATTACTTCCGTCATTAACGGCTTCGATGTAGCTATGGTTCACATTCAAGGCTTCGATGCAGCTGCTGTGATTCCGGATATTCCTCGCCTTCTGAATCGCGGTGGGATGAACTCCATGATGGGTACATTGTTGATCTGTTTCTGTGCTATTACGTTCGCCGGTACCATTTCGTTGACCAAATCTCTGGAACTGATTGTAGGTAAGATCCTTAAATTTGTGCATTCGACAGGATCGCTGATTTTGGCAACAATTGCTACCGGTCTGACTATGATTGGTGTAACAAGTAATGGGCAGGTATCGATCCTGATGCCTGGTGAAATGCTGCGAGAGGCTTACATTCGCCGCGGACTGCATCCGAAGAACCTGGGTCGAACCATTGAGGACTCTGCTACCATTATTGAACCGATCTTGCCGTGGACAGCAGCAGGGGCTTATATGGCTGGTACTCTTGGCGTCGCAACTCTGGCATATTTGCCTTGGGCAGTCCTTTGCTGGACAGGTATTATCTTTGCGATCATATGGGGTTTCACAGGCTTTGGAATCACCAAGCTGACTCCGGAGCAGCAGCAGGAAATGCTCAAAGAATATGATGATGCAAAAGCAGCTAAATCATTATAA